A single genomic interval of Cucumis sativus cultivar 9930 chromosome 5, Cucumber_9930_V3, whole genome shotgun sequence harbors:
- the CSPHR gene encoding deoxyribodipyrimidine photo-lyase-like codes for MASTLSNSVQPCRFRVLKDGTGSLGPVVYWMFRDQRVKDNWALIHAVDEANRANVPVAVAFNLFDRFLGAKSRQLGFMLRGLQQLQHDIQETLQIPFFLFQGEAEQTIPNFIRECGASLLVTDFSPLREVRKCKEEICKRVEESVKVHEVDAHNVVPTWVASEKLEYSAKTLRGKINKKLPDYLIDYPSMVIPTRKWPSADKFIDWDRLIDDNLRKGADVPELEWCKPGEKAAMEVLMGSKDGFLTKRLKGYAIDRNNPLKPKGLSGLSPYLHFGQISAQRCALEARSIRKLNPQAVDVFLEELIVRRELADNYCYYQPHYDSLLGAWEWARKTLMDHASDKREYIYTREQLEKAQTADPLWNAAQLEMAHHGKMHGFMRMYWAKKILEWTRGPEEALEICIYLNDKYEIDGRDPNGYVGCMWSICGVHDQGWKERPVFGKIRYMNYAGCKRKFDVDGYIAYVKRLVGEIKKRKPEETLEDRKPKGIRC; via the exons ATGGCCTCAACCCTCTCGAATTCTGTTCAACCGTGTCGGTTTCGGGTTCTCAAAGATGGAACGGGTTCTCTTGGTCCAGTGGTTTATTGGATGTTCAGAGATCAAAGGGTTAAAGACAATTGGGCGTTGATACACGCCGTTGATGAAGCCAACAGAGCCAATGTCCCTGTTGCTGTTGCCTTCAATTTGTTCGATCGATTTTTGGGGGCGAAATCTCGGCAGTTAGGGTTTATGCTTAGGGGGCTGCAACAACTTCAACATGATATTCAAGAAACGCTTCAAATACCATTCTTCTTGTTTCAG GGGGAAGCTGAACAGACTATACCAAATTTCATTAGAGAATGTGGGGCTTCACTTCTAGTCACAGACTTCTCACCCTTGAGAGAAGTTCGAAAGtgtaaagaagaaatttgtaaGAGGGTAGAGGAATCAGTTAAAGTACATGAAGTCGATGCCCACAATGTAGTACCTACTTGGGTTGCATCCGAGAAATTGGAGTACAGTGCAAAAACTTTAAGGGGGAAGATAAACAAAAAGCTCCCGGATTACCTTATAGATTACCCTTCTATGGTCATACCAACTAGAAAATGGCCTTCCGCTGATAAGTTTATTGATTGGGATAGACTTATTGATGATAACTTGAG GAAAGGAGCAGATGTTCCTGAACTTGAATGGTGTAAACCAGGGGAAAAGGCTGCAATGGAAGTATTGATGGGTAGTAAAGATGGGTTTTTGACTAAGAGGTTGAAGGGCTATGCAATTGATAGGAACAATCCATTGAAACCCAAGGGGCTCTCTGGCCTCTCCCCATATTTGCATTTTGGGCAAATATCTGCACAGCGTTGTGCCTTAGAAGCACGCAGCATTAGAAAACTCAATCCACAG GCAGTTGATGTGTTTCTTGAGGAGTTGATTGTTAGAAGGGAACTTGCTGATAATTACTGCTACTACCAACCTCACTATGATTCACTGCTGGGGGCTTGGGAATGGGCACGTAAAACCCTGATGGACCATGCTTCCGATAAGCGAGAATATATTTACAC GAGGGAGCAACTGGAGAAGGCGCAAACTGCTGACCCA CTATGGAATGCTGCTCAACTGGAGATGGCCCACCATGGAAAGATGCATGGTTTTATGAG AATGTACTGGGcaaaaaagattttggagTGGACAAGAGGACCTGAGGAAGCCCTTGAAATCTGCATATACTTGAATGACAAG TATGAAATAGATGGGAGGGATCCGAATGGATATGTTGGCTGCATGTGGTCAATCTGCGGTGTTCACGACCAG GGTTGGAAAGAGCGACCGGTATTTGGGAAGATTCGATACATGAACTATGCTGGGTGCAAGAGGAAATTTGATGTGGATGGCTACATTGCCTATGTGAAGAGACTAGTGGGtgaaatcaagaaaagaaaaccagaGGAAACTCTGGAGGATAGAAAGCCAAAGGGAATTCGGTGCTAG